A region of the Salvelinus namaycush isolate Seneca chromosome 13, SaNama_1.0, whole genome shotgun sequence genome:
ATTAAAATTGCTTTGAAATGTGCAGCATTTCTAAGCTGTCCGTTGTATAATACTGTGCTTAAGTGATACATTCCATCTACAGTCCCATTCTGCAGATGATGGTAAGGCTACTGTTACTTTATAAACAGAAATAACAAATATCAGTTTAACTGACGCCTGCAGGCATGAGCTTGTATAATAACGGTTGGCTCCTTGCCAGTCCATATTATAACAGGCCTGGCTGTGCCTTCCTTACCTGAGCTATTAGGTTTCTCAGTGTGAGAACACGTCCATTGTAGGCTGCATCATGAATGGGGGACCAATCTGACTCAATATCTTACAAAATATAAACAACACGCATAGGATCATTCacagatacagtacatacataaaTTCATTAGCCAAAGCATGGATATAGACAAGTGGATACTTTGTCGATCTCACCAAGCAGTCTACTACTACTCACCACTCATCAAAGGGTTGGAGAGAAACACAACAGAACCAGTCTGAGTTTCATTCTTCCTCTGGTTGTCACTGCTGTGTCCTGTGGCCTGTCTCATTGTTTACAAATAGAGTTCCTCAAATCAGACAGCAGTCTAGTAGTCTGTCTGCACCATCGGTTTTGTAACATCAGCAACTGGACTGTCACCTGTCGTTGGTGTCAAAATTAATCTGTACCCGTCTGTTCCTGAACTGTTTTGGGGGTGTTTTTGGCATCAGGCCCCAACTCAGAGCCTGTGATGTCATTTCCGACCAGACTCAGAGTCTGCGATGCAGGAAGTGGGTTTGAATGCCCTGCTGGGCTGGTTTTTACAGTGCACATGGTGCTTATTAAGAACCAATGGTGGGGCAGAGAGAGTGAGTGGAAGCCTGTCGAGCAGGTTCGTAACTTGACACTGTCATCACAAACAGTTCACTCAAAGACAGACCATATAAATAATATACGGCAGTACAATAATGACAAGATGAACATGCAACTCTTATAAGACGGGTCCAGtataagagggagggagagagggaaggaggggtcTTGATGAAGAAatatagaggggggagagggggaaggagaggaagagagagttggGGCTGGAAAGATACATAGAAATCGGATTTGCAGTGACATGTTTGTTTTCATAGTTTGGGTTATTGTGTCAACACCCTGTGTGACACACACTTTGCTCTCTGAGGTGTTGGATACAAACTGTAAAGCCATGGTTTAAATGGAGGAGTACTTTTCCATGAGTGGCCATTCATCAGCTGTAGATGCAGAGTTTAGGCCTACTTGCAAGTTTCCAAAAAACCTGTGTGTTATTGGAAAGAAATGCAGTTCAAATAGCTGGCTGGATAGGCTTCTAAATGGCAACATTTTACAAGGAGGAATTCAAGGCTCACAGAGATTTGCAAGAGAGAGAAATTTGCCAAAAACCAATTTATGCTCCCTACTTTTTCCATTTGGAGGATACAATGTTGTCTTAGAGGAAATGCACCAGAAATACTTACTTACTGCATTGTCTGGCATAGGTTCCTTTTTCGTGGACAGACTACATAAACATAAATTGAGCAACCCACCAGTTACGTGAGACTTTAGTTCTGGGATAACCGAGATTATACATAAGTACCACAGGAAGCTGGTGATGGGAGGACGGCTCAcaataatggctgaaatggaggaaatgtaatggtatcaaacacatggaaatcatgtcctccccaattaaagtgccaccagccacctgtgATAGGTACACTGGCATTATCAACAACTGACACTGCCCAAAGCAGATCCGCCACGATAATAAACTAATCATCCACATAAATTTCTTGATTTTTAAATACCCCAAATTTGCCTCATTGACATTATCGAGAGGCAAACACGTGACAGTGAGAAAACATGACAAGGCACTCCTTATGCGCATTCTGTGACATGCACTCTTCATGGATGCAACGAGGTGATTCTCTATCCCAAGGACAGTCCAGATGAAAGCATTCTTTAGAAGTTATTAGAAGTTAGAAGTTATTACTACTGTCATCTGATCCACCATCAGATGACAGTAGCAGAGAGAGGTTTGTTCAGAGGgagaacgagacagagagagaagagagagagctctCCAGGGGGATGCTGCAAAATCAAATAGCCTACTATCAatctatcaatcaaatgtatttataaagtcttttttacatcagcagtagaaacacggtggctaggaaaaactccctagaaaggcatagggagaaacctagagaggaaccaggctctgaggggtggctagtcctcttctggctgtgccggatggagattataagagtacatggccattaaggccaaattgttcttcaagatgttcaattgttcatagatgaccagcagggttgtagagggtgcaacacgtcagtacctcaggagtaaattaTGTTGATATAATCCCTGCCACTGTAAACCTAACACATAAATTACTTGTGCCTTGTCAGAGAAAGGGCATGGATTAGAATAGTTTATCATTGCATAAACCCACTCAATGCCCTCTCTGTAATCAATGCATATTCatagctcctttgttttgttccACAAATCCTTTCCGCACCTGCTTTTCTGGTTCTTAAGAGTTGGAATGCAGCAGCTCCCTACCTACTCAGGCCAAGGGGCTGTGCAGTAGGGTGTTCATAATCTATCTGTCTGGACAGGGTAGGGCCTTTTAACTTTGCTACTGTATTTCAACTTTCGAATGTAGCCTACCTACATTCAAACCACTCTAAACGACTGCATATGATCACATGTTCTTGTATAATTGGGTAAATTGTTGTAGAAAATGAAAAAGTTTGCATACTGTGCATTTCATATTTTCCACCAGGACTACAGCCTCTGCTATTTATTAAAGGTGAGTCACAGTCTCTTCCTGAACACACATTGATTCACTCTTATTTTCACGTTTTCATACACTCATAATGCAATTTATACTTAATATTATAGAGGCTTGGATAACTTGTTGGAAAAATGTAAATGAACAAAGAGTAAGCCTTTTTACTCCAAATGTTGGAGCAACATTCTTTTTGTAGGCTCTTACCAATGTGGGGCAGTTAGACCCTAACTGGAAAGATTAAATAGAAGCACATGATGATTCAACCCGTGATTTTCACCAGGAGCAGCTCATACCATGACTAAATGAATGAATTTCCCTTTATTTTCTCCCCTGACACCGTAGCCTGCTTTTCTGCATCTAGCCCATGATGGCATCCCCAAGGCTGGAGACGTTCTGCTGCCCAAACAGAGACGCATCGACTGAATTTGTTATTACTTTTCAGCCCCTCTTCTTTAGCGCCATTTGCATTGGTAGCGCAGGTTTAAGTTTGATATTTTCTATATTACAACTTTTGCCCAAACGTAGGGGTTACAGACGCCTTGGACAGTACCCTCTTCCCAAGCCAGCGTCTTCGTCGAGAATATTGTTTATCATCAGCATATGTGATATTCTGGGATGTACAGGTAAGGAAATGTCCCGTTACTTTTCATCAACACTTTTCACGTCACTGCCGATACGATGGAGAGTTTAATCAAAGCTGTAGGCGTACACCAAGTTTAGAATTGTGTCAGCCTACTTTACTCTGAACTTTTTAATGGTTCATCATAGCATATGACAATGGAATCTACTATTGTTGCTAGTGAAACACCAgttcttatcaaatcaaatcaaactttatttgtcaaatgcgccgaatgcaacaagtgtagactttactgtgaaatgcttacttacaagcccttaaccaaaagtgcagttcaagaacaagaaaatatttaccaatttttaccctaaaataaaaagtaacacaataacaataagAAATATCACATACAATTGGGCATATTGCTCAATTTGCTCATTTTGTAATAGCTCTCAGTCTCACATGGAAATCTACTCATGGCACATCATGTAGCTAAGCCTAATTATGATGACTCACGAGCCAACATTTTCAAGTTGTAATAAACCATTTATGCATTGTGAAAGAATGGACTCTTACCAGCTTGTTTTCATAACGGTAATCAATTATACACAATGAAGAAAATACAGTATAGTCCCACAAGCCAACCATTGGACTGATTTGTCTCCTGGCAGTGTCTAAATGAGGCCATTTATAGGCCTAGCTACTATAGTAGTTTCAGTTTCTTAACATCACCTAGGCTACTGTTTGAAATTAGAATATGTGCTGGATAATTCCTTGATATAGTAAGATTAGAATTAGACTCATGTGAGAGGTGTAGTCTAGTCAGCCAACATTGCTTGAATTGTCACTGGTGACATTTTATATCCTCGAAGCCCTCTGAAATAGTCACAAAATGGACATTTGTCACACAAAATGATAGCATACTAAATCAAAGCACTTTAAGTTGAGTCATGGCCTTTACTAGAAGGTCTAGTAGAGATAAGACACTAATGGAGAAGAAGAACTGAGGACTGCTGTCCTCTTCTGAGTATAGAACTGAGGACTGCTGTCCTTCTGTGAGTATAGAACTGAGGACTGCTGTCCTTCTGTGAGTATAGAACTGAGGACTGCTGTCCTTCTGTGAGTATAGAACTGAGGACTGATGTCCTTCTGTGAGTATATAACTGAGGACCGCTGTCCTTCTGTGAGTATAGAACTGAGGACTGCTGTCCTTCTGTGAGCATAGAACTGAGGACTGCTGTCCTTCTGTGAGTATATAACTGAGGACCGCTGTCCTTCTGTGAGTATAGAACTGAGGACTGCTGTCCTTCTGTGAGTATAGAACTGAGGACTGCTGTCCTTCTGTGAGTATATAACTGAGGGTGTTTGATCAATTCTATTCTTCATTTAAATTACTATGCTGATATATTTGTTGCAATGAAAACCTATTTCATTGTCTACAGGGAAAATGACATTAGAACACAATAAATCAACATGTTAAATCAATTGGTAGTGAGAAATTATACATTTGACATTCTCTACCCACAAAGGTATGTCTTTCTTTGTTATTTTGCTTCCACAGAAGGTGTCAAAGAATAATCGAATTAACCTGAATAGTATGTGGTTCCAGTTTCTCCAAGCATGGTTGTTTTCCCACTGCTAATAAAAACAACTTGAATATGTTCAACATGCCACATTTCAGCCAAAGCACACTTGAGCATCAAGTACATCACGTTAAGTTCCTGAAGTATACTCACATGTTTCCAAGCGTCATAGCACAGTGCAGCAGGGCAGCCCTATCGGATGCAGGAAGCGGAAAGGCCCTTATGAACCATCACCTGACGTGTCTAGTATTTCCATTACACTTGTAACCACAATAAAAAGGATTCCATGACAGAATCACATTAACAAGGTGTGTAATAATACGAGCCAAATAAGCAACAGCTTCATTATCTGTTTCCAGTGTTAATTAAAGCCAGTGAGGATTTAACTCCAGTATAATACCCTGTAAGGTATGTATGATGCTATGGTGATTTCCGTCCACCTCACAAAGATGACAGTTTAATGGACATATGTTTAAAAATCACCCTTGTGTATTTCTATTTAGTTTCTGTGATCTGAGCCTTGTTGCATTTGTTTGACCGTTCTACTGAGTGTGTCATCAATGGAGACTCATTGACGTCCATACAGTCAGGAGCCTTATTAAACACATCTTTATGAGACGGTcagatgttttgagatgttgtgTTTGTCTCCTCCAGGTATCATAATGAGGTCATCCATCTGGCTGGGCATGCCCAACCTTGTCAGAGGGATCAATGTGGCCAACAACAGCGATGTGTGGCCAGAGGTGTTCTGCGTCGGCAGTGCAGTACGTATGATAACCACGTCTAGGACTTTTTCCTGACCATgtaacctgaccaggaaaaactcctgacCTGGCAGAAAAAGAgttatggcaggtagcctagcggttaagagcattgggccagtaaccgaaaggttgctggtttgaatccctgagcttaGGTTAAAAATcagtcgatgtgcccttgaaaaaggcacttaaccctaattgttcctttaagttgctctggataagagcatctactaAATAACTAAACTGAGACAAAAAGGAGCTCAGCAAATATACAGTACTGACAGGAATGGGCTAGCAGATTGTATTTTACATTAGAAACAGTCACTTGCATGACAAAATGGTGCTTAAAGGAGTTATTGTTGTGAAGAACCATAAAATAAAACATCTCACTGCACACAGCAGAGAATGTTGAGGAAAGTCAAGAGTGTTGAACCATCACCATTATTTAGAGAATTTGAAATTCCCTGAGTAAGTCAATTATTCTGCATGTAGCATTTAACAACGTTGATCCAGTGTTTGGGTGTtggacacactgacacacagcagAGATGCTTACATGTACCGACCACCCTGTGCTCTTAAACATGCAGAGACACAGACATAGGCCTATTTCAAATACGAGATTAGACCTAGATTAGGTTTAGTTACATTAGAAAGCTATCACGTTACTTATCAAGGAGAGATTCTGCACCATGTATAATATCCTCCTGTATGATGCTTGTTGCAGTAtggtttatatacagtgtgttgTTCTGATGTTTAGTCTGGTTTGTGTTCCACAGATGTGGATCCAGCTGTTCTTCAGTGCATCCTTCTGGTGGACCTTCTGTTACGCTGTGGATGTCTTCCTTGTGGTCAGAAGATCTGCAGGAATCAGGTAGTCTATACTCTCCTCCTGCTATCAATCACATTTTGCTATATCACTTctatatcaaatatattttctctcaatcagtggtggctggtggcactttaaaaggggaggatgggctcatagtaatggctggaacggaatcaaTAGAACGGAATCAAAAGAATGgtctcaaacacatcaaacacctggtttccatgtgtttgatattgTTCCAttcattatgagccgtcctcccctcacgaGCCTCCTCTGCTCTCAAAATACTATAGACATAAAACTCTTGACTATGTCTCCAGTTAGGGAAAAGTACCACTGCCTCTGATGTGCCTCTGAACATCAATATAATATCAGTAATCTCACAATATAATATAGCTGCAACTCCTCAATATAAAACTCTTCTGTCTTTCCAGATGGGGAAAGTACCACAGCGACTTATGTAGCGCAAAAACAAATATTGTGTTTAATTATTCATACTGTCCTAATGATATGCCACTTCCATTAGGCAGAGAATGTGAAAATCTGCTCTTCAGTTCTGATACCACTTCTCTCTGGGCGTTACCGTGTATCTCATATGTAGTCAGTGAGATATTGTGTGAAATATACTACACAGAGTGTAAAAaatattaaggacacctgctcttttcatgacatagactgaccaggtgaatcctggtGAAATGtacaatcccttattgatgtcacttgttaaatccacttcaatcggtaTTAATGAAGGGGAGcaggttaaaggatttttaagccttaagataactgagacatggattgtgtatgtgtgccattcagagggtgaatgggcaagacaaaacaataactgcaacgctgctgggtttttcacgctcaacagtttcccgtgtgtatcaagaaatgGTCCatcaccaaaaggacatccagccaactgggggtgcaactcaatattaggacagtgtccttaatgttttgtacatttagTGTATGTTTATGTGTTGAAAGCTTTGCCTGGCTCATGAATCATGACTAGTGCCCTGTGTTTTAGTAaatcatgtcacatgacctggatttTAACCTCTATTTTAAGCGTTTTCCAGAAATTAGAATTACATCAAAAATGAAAACAATTGTCTAAGGATGGTACTGGACCATCTGACATAAAAATAAAATTGAAATGAAAAAGCTGTCTAGGAcatgcgttccgctagcggaacccctcgacaacattccgctgaaaaggcagcgcgggaaattctaaaatatttttgggaaatatgtaactttcacacaataacaagtccaatacagcaaatgaaagataaacatcttgttaatctacccatcgtgtccgatttcaaaaatgctttacagcgaaagcacaacatatgattataatagatcaccaccaagtcaaaaaaaacacacagccattttttccagccaaagataggagtcacaaaaagcggaaattgagataaaatgaatcactaacctttgatgatcttcatcagatgacactcataggacgtcatgttacacaatacatatatgttttgtttgataaagttaatatttatatccaaaaacctcagtttacattggcgccatgttcagaaatgcctccaaaatatcctgagaaattgcagagagccacgtcaaataacataaatactcatcataaactttgatgaaagatacatgttttacatagaattaaagatacagttgttcttaatgcaaccgctgtgtcagatttcaaaaaaactttacggaaaagcaaaccatgcaataatctgagacggcgctcagatagaaacaacatttctccgccatgttggagtcaacagaaatcagaaattacatcataaatattcccttacctttgatgatcttcatcagaattcactcccaggaatcctagttccacaataaattgttgttttgttcaataatgtccattatttatgtccaagtagctacttttgttagcacgtttagtacacatatccaaacgctcgtgcaggtagTAGTCCAGCCGAACATCGGaagaaaacttcaaaaagttatattacaggttgaagaaacttgtcaaactaagtatagaatcaatctttaggatgttgttatcataactattcaataacgttccaaccggagaattcctttgtctgtagagaaGCAATGGAATGCAGGTCGCTATCTTGTGAAATGCGCCTGACCAGGACcgggctctctgccagaccactgactcaaacagctcccatccggctccacatcacagtagaagcctcattcaaggttctacagactgttgacatctagtggaagctgtaggaagtgcaaacagatccatatcctactgtgcattcaataggggctgatttgaaaatcgaccaacctcagatatcccacttcctggttggatttttctcaggttttcgcctgccatatgagttatgttatactcacagacatcattcaaacagttttagaaacttcagagtgttttctatccaatagtaataataatatgcatatattagcatctgggacagagtaggaggcagttcactctgggcacgctattcatccaaaagtgaaaatgctgccccctatccccaaaaagttttaaataaagattaaaatccaggtcatgtgacatAATTAACCAACACACAGGGCCCCATGACATGTGATGTCTTGTTGTTCCGTCAGTACCATCATCCTGTATCACATGATCACATGGGGTCTGGCCGTGTTGCTGTGTGTGGAGGGTGTGGCCATGCTCTACTACCCATCCATCTCCAGGTATGTCAACAGCTCTCCATTGGCTGTGTCTGTGACATCAAGTTTGTGTTGTCATGAATCACATTGAAAATGTAGGCTTGTGAAGTTGTGATAACATTTACTGGACTGCTGACTGTCAAGATACTTGGAGGAGTGAACATTGTCTCAGGATCCTTGATGTTAGACCAGTTTCATGTGCATTCCAAGACCTGTGCTGTACACTGACAGTCAATAGCCCTATTgtagttaaagggatagttcgggactttggcaatgaggcccgttatctacttccccagagtcaaatTAACTTACGATTTTTATGTACTGTAtctgcgtccagtatgaaggaagttagatgCAATTACATGAACattgtatccacgagttcataTGATTCTGAAAAGTAGATAAAgagcttcattgccaaaatcctgaactaCACCTTTAAATGACTGAGGATTGTGGTGTGCTAACCCAACATGTCTCTGTACTGCTACCTCCTGTGATCCTTCCCCCATGCCTGGAGGATACATGTAAGGTTGTGTGATGTGCAGTGCCTTTCCCTCAGTGTGCTCTCTCGTGTTGCAGCTGTGAGAATGGCCTGCAGCATGCCATTCCTCACTACATCACTACCTACGCTCCTCTACTGCTGGTGCTTATAGTCAACCCTACGCTGTTCGCCAGGACTGTGTCTGCAGGTCAGTTCAAACTGCCCCTCTGTTGCTGGCTAGCTCTTTATGATTCAGAGTCTTGGACAGGAaatatgcgtcccaaatggcaccctattccctatttagagtactacttttgaccatggcccacaGGCCGCATCCACAGGCACACTCATATCAGATATTTCATacatagatacagttgaagttgaaagtttacatacacttaggttggagtcattaaaactcgtttttcaaccactccacaaatttcttgttaacaaactatagttttggcaagtcggttaggacatctactttgtgcatgacacaagtaatttttccaaaaattgtttacagacagattatttcacttattattcactctatcacaattccagtgggtcagaattttacatacactaagttgactgtgcctttaaacagcttggaaaattcccaaaaatgatgtcatggctttagaagcttctgataggctaattgacaccatttgagtcaactggaggtgtacctgtggatgtatttcaaggcctaccttcaaactcagtgcctctttgcttgacatcatgggaaaatcaaaagaaatcagccaagacctcagaaaaaaaattgtagacctccacaagtctggttcctccttgggagcaatttccaaatgcctgaaggtaccacgttcatctgtacaaacaatagtacgcaagtataaacaccatgggaccacgcagccatcataccgctcaggaaggagacgcgttctgtctcttagagatgaacgtactttggtgctaaaagtgcaa
Encoded here:
- the LOC120058086 gene encoding G-protein coupled receptor 143-like is translated as MASPRLETFCCPNRDASTEFVITFQPLFFSAICIGSAGLSLIFSILQLLPKRRGYRRLGQYPLPKPASSSRILFIISICDILGCTGIIMRSSIWLGMPNLVRGINVANNSDVWPEVFCVGSAMWIQLFFSASFWWTFCYAVDVFLVVRRSAGISTIILYHMITWGLAVLLCVEGVAMLYYPSISSCENGLQHAIPHYITTYAPLLLVLIVNPTLFARTVSAVTSLLKGRQGIYTENERRLGTEIKIRFFKIMLVFFICWLPNIINESLLFYLEMQTDIKAGDLKNIRNVALITWFIMGILNPMSGFLNTLAFHGWTGFKVDCSLQKRRELAWDSASTSAANVGGYNPIVGSTLLYQSHVQEAKNMTGKNMTGNGQPASDAISVLSEGSESSTIEIHISTEHRDYEEIDADGESLGSSARH